One genomic region from Saprospiraceae bacterium encodes:
- a CDS encoding NAD-dependent epimerase/dehydratase family protein: MSLNIFVTGGTGFVGYYIVRRLLSAGHQITVLARKENIKARELQTIDPGVRVVYGDISDFDLLTEICLGQDVIVHAAAIVSFDPSIKKHILQTNVDGTIHLVNAALAASVKKFIYISSISTLSHSIDDHHYKETIPWNPKINHSVYALSKHAAEMEVWRGSAEGLEVGILNPSVVLGRWDSTHHSMQLFEKMKKSIAFYPSGSTGWVDVRDVAESVHLYLEKCLVNEQIIINGHNVSYREVMNKIAKAFGKKSPRYALSKRVASVMGGFYTLFSRWPGNKGWLSSGIINSLYTPHFFDHSKSDKLLGIQYHELDETIDWVIQSKY; encoded by the coding sequence ATGAGTCTCAACATATTTGTCACCGGAGGCACCGGTTTCGTCGGCTACTACATCGTCAGGAGACTACTGAGTGCCGGACATCAAATCACCGTATTGGCAAGAAAAGAAAATATTAAAGCCAGGGAATTACAAACGATCGATCCGGGTGTACGAGTGGTCTATGGAGATATCTCAGACTTTGATCTTTTGACAGAGATCTGCCTGGGTCAGGATGTCATCGTTCATGCAGCAGCTATAGTTTCATTTGACCCCTCTATCAAAAAACATATTTTGCAGACCAATGTGGACGGGACCATCCATCTGGTTAATGCCGCCCTGGCCGCTTCAGTCAAAAAATTTATTTACATCAGCTCTATATCCACCTTAAGTCATTCTATAGACGATCATCATTATAAGGAGACCATACCGTGGAATCCCAAAATAAACCACTCGGTGTATGCACTCTCCAAACATGCTGCTGAGATGGAAGTTTGGCGGGGATCTGCCGAAGGTCTGGAAGTAGGCATCTTAAACCCATCAGTGGTGTTGGGTAGATGGGATTCAACACATCACTCCATGCAGCTGTTTGAAAAAATGAAAAAAAGTATTGCCTTCTACCCTTCCGGGAGTACTGGTTGGGTGGATGTACGTGATGTGGCTGAGTCAGTTCATTTGTATTTGGAAAAATGCCTGGTGAACGAGCAGATCATCATCAATGGACACAATGTATCTTATAGGGAGGTGATGAATAAGATAGCAAAAGCTTTTGGGAAAAAGTCGCCGAGGTATGCACTTTCCAAAAGGGTAGCCTCCGTGATGGGTGGCTTCTATACCTTGTTTAGTAGATGGCCTGGAAATAAAGGATGGTTAAGCTCCGGCATCATTAATTCTTTATATACTCCGCATTTCTTTGACCATTCAAAATCCGATAAGCTCCTGGGGATTCAGTATCATGAGTTAGATGA
- a CDS encoding anhydro-N-acetylmuramic acid kinase codes for MAGETYHVIGLLSGSSLDGADIALLRFEVDRHDPKLLLDWSIVDAVTVPYDGSWSQRLKNLPTGSARELVIADTSLGHYYGDLINTFVKEIAPSQKIDLIASHGHTIFHFPDLKTTTQIGDGAAILSKTGIDTVTQLRSVDVAFGGQGAPLAPLGDQFLFPGYTYYLNLGGIANITTHIEKEIIAFDICTCNQIFNGLAALVGKAYDHNGEMASRGQVNQSLLTLLQSDEYHALPYPKSLDNTWSQTHQVIPAIEFEDSIENKLCTGVEFVAIELSKACSLLKARQPPKSRSIYVTGGGALNQYLISRMKYHCADLEFVLPSKQLIEYKEVSFIALAGLWRILGMPNLYASVTGAPIDTVNGAMYSNHPQTYP; via the coding sequence ATGGCTGGTGAAACCTATCATGTCATAGGTTTACTGTCAGGGTCTTCTCTGGATGGTGCAGATATTGCCTTGCTAAGATTTGAGGTAGACAGACATGATCCGAAGTTACTTTTAGATTGGAGCATAGTCGATGCAGTGACCGTACCATATGATGGATCCTGGTCTCAGCGACTAAAAAATCTTCCTACTGGATCGGCCAGAGAATTGGTAATAGCAGATACCTCTCTGGGACATTATTACGGGGATTTGATCAATACTTTTGTCAAAGAGATTGCTCCTTCCCAAAAAATAGATTTGATTGCATCACATGGACATACCATTTTCCATTTTCCGGATCTAAAGACTACTACTCAAATCGGTGACGGAGCTGCCATATTGAGTAAGACAGGTATAGATACTGTCACTCAATTGCGCAGTGTAGATGTGGCATTTGGGGGACAAGGTGCGCCGCTTGCTCCATTAGGCGATCAGTTTCTATTCCCGGGGTATACGTATTACTTGAATCTTGGAGGCATCGCCAATATCACTACCCATATTGAAAAAGAAATCATTGCTTTCGATATCTGTACTTGCAATCAGATCTTTAATGGTCTGGCTGCTTTGGTTGGAAAGGCGTATGACCACAATGGTGAAATGGCATCCAGGGGTCAAGTCAATCAGAGTTTATTGACTTTATTGCAATCGGATGAATATCATGCACTGCCCTATCCTAAATCTTTGGATAATACCTGGTCGCAGACTCATCAGGTGATTCCTGCTATCGAGTTTGAGGATTCTATAGAAAATAAATTGTGCACCGGCGTAGAATTCGTGGCAATAGAACTCTCCAAAGCATGCTCTCTATTAAAAGCTCGTCAGCCTCCAAAGTCTCGCAGTATTTATGTGACCGGAGGTGGCGCTTTGAATCAATATTTGATCTCCAGGATGAAATATCATTGTGCAGATCTAGAGTTTGTGCTGCCTTCTAAACAGCTCATAGAATATAAAGAGGTGAGTTTTATTGCCTTGGCAGGGCTCTGGAGAATACTGGGTATGCCCAACCTTTATGCCTCTGTGACCGGCGCCCCGATAGATACTGTCAATGGGGCCATGTACTCCAATCATCCTCAGACTTATCCCTAA
- a CDS encoding cytochrome c, with the protein MKKLAFLATLLILGLSFTSCEGKKGDDSSDKAAATAPAAPAANDAVASAEAPINLEGKKTFETYCILCHGADGKLGLNGSKDLSISTISLEERITQVTNGKGLMTPFKEILTEAEIKAVAEYTLSLKK; encoded by the coding sequence ATGAAAAAATTAGCTTTTCTTGCCACTCTTTTAATACTTGGACTTTCATTTACTTCCTGTGAGGGTAAAAAAGGTGATGATTCGTCCGATAAAGCTGCTGCAACAGCACCAGCAGCTCCTGCAGCTAATGATGCAGTCGCGTCTGCTGAGGCTCCAATCAATCTGGAAGGCAAAAAAACCTTTGAAACCTATTGTATCCTATGTCATGGAGCGGATGGCAAGCTGGGACTCAACGGATCTAAGGATCTGTCCATCTCGACCATTTCACTGGAAGAGCGCATCACGCAAGTGACTAATGGCAAAGGACTTATGACTCCATTCAAAGAGATTTTGACTGAAGCGGAGATCAAAGCGGTTGCTGAATATACCTTGTCCTTAAAAAAATAA
- a CDS encoding TetR/AcrR family transcriptional regulator, with protein MNLSSEIILRAKSLFIRCGIKSVTMDDLAKGMGISKKTLYEQIPSKAMLIEQMTLLHIKEEKKAISQIKAQSENAVEEMILIARYVIQMLKLVSPNIVFEMKKYYWDTWKKLEKLNNEHILSVIQQNLKSGIEQGYYRTDLPIDVIARHYVTLSSSIVDQDLFPSNIFTIEKIFKETILYHLKGITTPEGWELCLKHFNKLDNTTI; from the coding sequence ATGAACCTGTCTTCAGAGATTATATTAAGGGCCAAAAGCCTCTTCATACGATGTGGGATAAAGTCCGTCACTATGGACGATCTGGCCAAAGGCATGGGTATTTCTAAAAAGACCTTGTACGAGCAGATTCCAAGCAAAGCTATGCTAATAGAACAGATGACTTTACTCCATATCAAGGAGGAAAAAAAAGCCATTAGCCAGATCAAAGCTCAGTCTGAAAATGCAGTCGAAGAAATGATCCTGATTGCGCGATATGTAATACAAATGCTCAAATTAGTCTCTCCCAATATTGTTTTTGAGATGAAAAAATACTATTGGGATACCTGGAAAAAGCTGGAAAAACTTAATAACGAACACATCCTCAGTGTCATTCAACAAAATCTAAAGAGTGGTATCGAACAAGGTTATTATCGCACCGACTTACCCATCGATGTGATAGCGAGGCACTATGTCACCCTGAGTAGTTCTATTGTAGATCAGGACCTGTTTCCTTCCAATATATTTACGATAGAAAAAATATTCAAAGAAACTATACTCTACCATCTTAAGGGGATAACCACTCCTGAAGGTTGGGAGCTTTGCCTCAAACACTTCAACAAACTCGACAATACGACCATATGA
- a CDS encoding TolC family protein yields MKLYKTVSSFSCFLLALASSWTHAQSAFSLEESVQYALKNSSQIKLNQLNLVDADAQLIEYKSIGYPKVSGSVDYSHYFAIPSTVIPDFLSPVVDDRLVNYNLITQNQKDPPGSGGFPAKFGQANSFSFGAGLNTILYDPAFLLGLKATKLYKELITRQNSVTDITIRETVTKAYLGALIALKGKSILDENIRTLTRITGDTRAVYDQGFIEQIDVDRLDLSLSTLQTQSDNMGQMQEVTYNVLKMQMGYPLQNTIQLTENIDDLILKLQVENVNLADAFKADQRPEYRSIQMAQELNDIKLKSIKLGAYPNLSGFANASYGTQTNNLFSKKSFWFPTAIAGFKLNVPIFDGFARKAQYQRATIEKDKLNLQMTEFERAMTLEVSNARIQFANAKKTVESNKNNMDLAKKIYDQAQAKFKGGVGSSLEISQAESALSQAQGNYVNALYALLVAKTDLDKALGK; encoded by the coding sequence ATGAAACTATACAAAACAGTGTCTTCATTCAGCTGCTTTCTATTGGCTTTAGCGAGCTCATGGACTCATGCACAATCTGCGTTTTCCCTGGAAGAATCCGTACAATATGCTTTAAAAAATAGCAGCCAAATCAAACTCAATCAACTCAATCTAGTCGATGCTGATGCTCAACTCATAGAGTACAAATCCATAGGATATCCTAAAGTCAGTGGCTCAGTAGATTATTCTCACTATTTCGCGATACCATCTACCGTCATTCCGGACTTCTTAAGCCCGGTAGTAGATGATAGATTGGTCAACTATAACCTGATCACCCAAAATCAAAAAGACCCTCCAGGATCAGGCGGATTTCCTGCAAAGTTTGGACAAGCTAATTCCTTTTCATTTGGTGCCGGACTGAATACTATATTATATGATCCTGCTTTTCTACTTGGACTAAAAGCGACGAAACTATATAAAGAACTGATCACAAGGCAAAATTCTGTTACGGACATCACCATCCGGGAGACAGTCACCAAAGCCTATCTCGGTGCACTTATCGCGCTCAAAGGCAAGTCTATCTTAGATGAAAACATCCGTACGCTGACCAGGATCACAGGAGATACCAGGGCTGTCTATGATCAGGGATTCATAGAACAAATCGATGTAGATAGATTAGACCTTTCCCTGAGCACCTTGCAGACACAATCTGATAATATGGGACAAATGCAGGAGGTGACCTATAATGTATTGAAAATGCAAATGGGCTATCCACTTCAAAACACCATACAGCTCACTGAGAACATCGACGATCTCATCTTAAAGCTACAGGTAGAAAATGTTAACCTCGCTGATGCCTTCAAAGCAGATCAAAGGCCTGAGTATCGGAGCATACAGATGGCACAGGAACTTAATGATATCAAGTTGAAAAGCATCAAATTGGGTGCTTATCCAAATCTATCGGGATTCGCCAATGCTTCATATGGTACGCAGACCAATAATTTGTTTAGTAAAAAATCATTTTGGTTTCCAACGGCCATCGCTGGTTTTAAACTGAATGTCCCCATATTTGATGGTTTTGCCCGAAAAGCACAGTATCAGAGGGCCACCATCGAAAAGGACAAGCTCAATCTGCAAATGACTGAATTTGAAAGAGCCATGACCCTGGAAGTCAGCAATGCCAGAATCCAGTTTGCCAACGCAAAAAAAACAGTCGAAAGCAACAAAAACAATATGGACCTGGCTAAAAAAATCTATGACCAGGCACAGGCAAAATTTAAAGGCGGTGTAGGATCCAGCTTGGAAATCAGTCAGGCTGAATCAGCATTATCCCAGGCACAGGGCAATTATGTCAATGCATTATACGCTCTGTTGGTCGCCAAAACTGACCTGGACAAAGCGCTTGGTAAATAA
- a CDS encoding efflux RND transporter periplasmic adaptor subunit, translated as MKNIFSLLVLAISIIYMVSCKSKDAADPSMDKQAKLTTLKTQIATLEKEANALEAELNPAGKTVRTKLVGVTTFPQSTFKNYIDLQGAVTADQDLFVNSKMAGTATQILIKTGDRVTRGQTLVHLDDALIQQGLAELETQLAFATNLYDKQKALWDQKLGTEVQYLGAKNNKESIEKRIATTKEQWQMSKVTAPISGVIDEVMIKPGQMISPGIPIARLVNFSKLKITAEVPESYAGRIKPGNAIKIYFPDIQKEFDSRITYVSPIINQVNRTFKAEAALPANMNGVLPNMISIIKILDYSNDKAFILPINLLQKDHEGDFVMVADSTTEGWISGKQPVSIGRYYNDQVEIKSGINPNQQVITLGYQDLVAGEKLRLQPN; from the coding sequence ATGAAAAATATATTCTCTCTCCTTGTTTTAGCCATATCAATTATCTATATGGTAAGTTGTAAATCAAAAGATGCTGCTGATCCTTCTATGGACAAGCAAGCAAAATTAACCACGCTCAAAACTCAGATAGCCACACTTGAAAAAGAAGCAAATGCTCTTGAAGCCGAGTTAAATCCGGCGGGCAAAACAGTGCGAACCAAACTCGTTGGGGTCACTACGTTTCCACAATCCACTTTTAAAAATTATATAGACCTCCAGGGAGCAGTGACAGCTGACCAGGATCTTTTTGTTAATTCAAAAATGGCTGGTACTGCCACCCAGATTTTGATCAAAACAGGTGATCGTGTCACTCGTGGGCAGACCCTGGTTCATCTGGACGATGCCCTGATCCAACAAGGTCTGGCAGAACTTGAAACACAACTAGCCTTTGCCACTAACCTGTACGATAAACAAAAAGCTCTTTGGGATCAAAAATTAGGCACAGAGGTCCAATACCTTGGTGCCAAAAACAATAAAGAATCTATAGAGAAAAGAATAGCTACCACCAAAGAGCAATGGCAAATGTCAAAAGTCACAGCACCGATCTCAGGTGTCATCGATGAAGTCATGATCAAACCCGGACAGATGATTTCACCAGGTATACCGATAGCCCGTCTGGTGAATTTTTCGAAACTTAAAATTACCGCTGAGGTGCCCGAATCCTATGCCGGCAGGATCAAACCCGGCAATGCGATCAAAATTTATTTTCCAGATATTCAGAAAGAATTTGATTCTCGAATCACTTATGTAAGCCCAATCATCAACCAGGTCAATCGTACGTTTAAAGCTGAAGCAGCACTACCTGCTAACATGAACGGAGTTTTGCCCAATATGATCTCCATCATCAAAATCCTGGATTACAGCAATGACAAGGCATTTATACTTCCGATCAATTTATTGCAAAAAGACCACGAAGGCGACTTTGTAATGGTAGCAGATTCCACTACAGAAGGATGGATTTCAGGGAAACAACCTGTTAGTATAGGTAGATATTATAATGATCAGGTAGAAATAAAGTCTGGCATCAATCCCAATCAGCAGGTGATTACGCTCGGGTATCAAGACCTGGTAGCTGGTGAAAAATTAAGATTACAACCTAATTGA
- a CDS encoding efflux RND transporter permease subunit, whose amino-acid sequence MKDIIKEFKPSSWAIDNKTSIYILTIIITIAGIFSYIRLPKEQFPEVAFPQILVNTIYPGTSPADMENLVAKPIEKQLKGISGIKKVRSSSLQDFCLVVAEFGTDVDVAEAKLKVKDAVDRARADLPSDLPQDPSVIDIDVSSIPIMNIHVSGDYDLDRLKNYADDIKDRVESLKEITRADLVGALTREIQINVDMYKMTAAKITMRDIESAVAMENMTISGGQIDMGNVKRAISVVGEYRDARKLGDIVIRGGTGAITYLKDIAEVSDTFKEQESYARLNKKNVLTLNIIKRSGENLIATSDKIKAICEDMKANAFPADLNVNITGDLSIKTRSGLKELINTIIIGFILVTFILMFFMGTTNALFVALSVPLSMFVAFLIMPTYGFTLNVIVLFGFLLALGIVVDDAIVVIENTHRIFDNGKVPIKKAAKLAAGEVFLPVLSGTLTSLAPFIPLAFWPGLIGNFMFGLPITLITTLLASLFVAYIINPVFAVDFMKPHDPDHKEKIFNKGFIITLVVFGVIMLLSHLGHNMFLRNLTFCVFLFYLLNKFVLGGIIRAFQNNVWPRVQNGYASMLRTVLKGYRPIALLLFTIFLLIASIVITAKFIPGVRLFPESDPNFVYTYIALPVGTSQAYTNKITSMVEDRIIGVVGENNPIVESVISNVAIGAGDPSNFEQQTSPHLGKVTVAFVEFEKRHGQSSADYLSKIREVVQDIPGAEIIVEKENNGPPAGKPISIEISGDDFDELTSTAKLLKQYLDELQIGGVEELKSDISITNPQLKITVDRQRANREGISTAQIGSDLRNAVFGKEISKLRDGEDQHPIMLRFQEDQRNNINLLLNQSIIYRDMNMGGQMRQVPMASLTKMEYGNTVGSIKRKNLKRIVTISSNVLNGFNPNEVLANVQAATAKFQGAPGVTIGFAGEQEDQAEAMGFLGRSLLISLGLIFLILVTQFNSFSKPMVILIEIVFSIIGVLLGFTMIRMEFSIIMTGIGVVALAGVVVRNGILLVEFADMMMKQGYNIREATIEAGRTRMTPVILTAMATVFGLIPLAIGFNIDFVSLFTEWKPNIFLGGDNVAFWGPLSWTMIFGLGFATLLTLILVPALMVIVSQTKSRFGLKSYEQKALEEAAEEI is encoded by the coding sequence ATGAAAGATATTATCAAAGAATTCAAACCCAGCAGTTGGGCCATAGATAATAAAACCAGTATTTACATTCTGACCATTATCATTACCATTGCTGGTATTTTTTCTTATATCCGACTACCCAAAGAACAATTTCCGGAAGTCGCATTTCCACAAATACTTGTCAATACCATTTATCCGGGTACCTCTCCTGCTGATATGGAAAATCTCGTAGCCAAGCCAATCGAGAAACAGCTCAAAGGGATCTCCGGAATCAAAAAAGTAAGAAGTAGCTCCTTACAGGATTTTTGCCTGGTGGTTGCTGAATTTGGCACTGATGTAGATGTGGCAGAAGCAAAACTGAAAGTAAAGGATGCCGTGGATAGGGCACGGGCAGACTTGCCAAGTGATCTGCCACAAGATCCCTCAGTCATAGACATCGATGTATCCAGCATCCCGATCATGAATATCCATGTCTCAGGAGATTATGATCTGGACCGGCTTAAAAATTATGCGGATGATATTAAGGACAGAGTAGAAAGTCTGAAGGAAATCACCCGTGCGGACCTGGTGGGGGCGCTCACACGCGAAATCCAGATCAATGTGGATATGTATAAAATGACCGCTGCCAAAATCACTATGCGAGACATTGAAAGCGCTGTCGCTATGGAGAACATGACGATCTCCGGAGGTCAGATCGATATGGGCAATGTCAAACGAGCTATCAGTGTGGTGGGGGAATATCGGGATGCGAGGAAGTTAGGAGACATTGTAATACGGGGCGGTACCGGTGCCATCACTTATTTAAAAGATATTGCTGAAGTGAGCGATACATTTAAGGAACAGGAAAGTTATGCCAGGCTCAATAAAAAAAATGTACTCACACTCAATATCATCAAACGTAGCGGCGAAAACCTCATAGCCACTTCTGACAAAATCAAAGCCATCTGTGAGGATATGAAGGCAAATGCATTCCCGGCTGATCTCAATGTAAATATCACGGGTGACTTGAGTATCAAGACCAGATCAGGACTAAAAGAGCTGATCAATACCATCATCATCGGTTTTATACTGGTGACCTTTATATTGATGTTTTTTATGGGCACTACCAATGCATTGTTTGTAGCATTGTCGGTCCCACTCTCTATGTTCGTGGCATTTTTGATCATGCCGACTTATGGTTTTACTTTAAATGTGATCGTGTTGTTTGGCTTTCTTCTGGCCCTTGGGATCGTAGTCGACGATGCCATCGTGGTCATCGAAAATACGCATAGGATATTTGACAATGGCAAAGTGCCGATTAAAAAAGCAGCCAAATTAGCTGCAGGTGAAGTCTTTTTGCCTGTGCTATCCGGGACGCTCACTTCCCTGGCTCCGTTTATACCATTGGCTTTCTGGCCAGGGTTGATAGGTAACTTTATGTTTGGCTTGCCGATCACCCTGATTACAACTTTATTGGCATCATTATTTGTGGCATACATCATTAATCCTGTGTTTGCAGTGGATTTTATGAAACCACATGATCCTGATCACAAAGAGAAAATATTCAATAAAGGATTTATCATAACGCTGGTAGTGTTTGGAGTGATCATGCTGTTGTCCCACCTGGGGCATAATATGTTTTTGCGAAACCTCACTTTTTGCGTGTTCTTATTTTATTTGCTCAACAAATTTGTACTGGGAGGCATTATTCGTGCTTTTCAAAACAACGTGTGGCCAAGGGTGCAAAATGGATATGCCTCCATGTTGAGGACCGTATTGAAAGGTTATAGGCCGATAGCTTTGCTGTTGTTTACGATATTTTTATTGATTGCCAGTATTGTGATTACTGCAAAATTCATTCCAGGAGTCCGTTTGTTTCCTGAGTCCGATCCCAATTTTGTCTATACTTACATTGCTTTACCGGTAGGTACTTCGCAGGCATATACCAATAAAATCACTTCGATGGTAGAAGATCGAATCATTGGAGTAGTCGGAGAAAACAATCCTATTGTAGAGTCGGTCATCTCCAACGTAGCTATTGGAGCGGGCGATCCTTCCAATTTTGAGCAGCAAACAAGCCCGCATCTGGGCAAAGTCACTGTAGCCTTTGTGGAGTTCGAAAAACGGCATGGTCAATCATCCGCAGACTATTTGTCCAAAATCAGAGAGGTGGTGCAAGATATTCCTGGTGCCGAAATCATTGTAGAAAAAGAAAACAATGGTCCACCGGCTGGCAAACCCATTAGTATTGAAATCTCCGGGGATGACTTTGATGAACTCACTTCTACAGCAAAATTATTAAAACAGTATTTGGATGAACTGCAGATAGGTGGAGTCGAAGAATTAAAATCTGATATATCGATCACCAACCCTCAATTAAAAATCACCGTAGATCGTCAGCGCGCTAACCGGGAAGGCATCTCTACAGCCCAAATCGGTTCTGACCTAAGGAATGCTGTCTTTGGTAAAGAAATATCTAAACTCCGGGATGGTGAAGATCAACACCCCATCATGCTTCGCTTTCAGGAAGATCAAAGAAACAATATCAACCTCCTGCTCAATCAAAGCATTATCTACAGGGATATGAATATGGGTGGTCAGATGCGCCAGGTACCAATGGCTTCATTGACTAAAATGGAATATGGCAATACGGTAGGGTCTATTAAAAGAAAAAACCTCAAGCGGATCGTCACGATATCTTCTAATGTACTCAATGGATTTAATCCTAATGAAGTACTGGCCAATGTACAGGCAGCTACTGCTAAGTTTCAGGGCGCACCCGGTGTGACGATTGGTTTTGCAGGTGAGCAAGAAGACCAGGCTGAGGCCATGGGGTTTTTGGGACGATCCTTATTAATATCTCTTGGTTTGATCTTTTTAATTTTAGTAACTCAGTTTAACTCCTTCAGCAAACCAATGGTGATCCTGATAGAAATCGTATTCAGCATCATTGGGGTATTGCTTGGATTTACGATGATCCGTATGGAGTTTTCGATCATCATGACCGGAATAGGCGTAGTCGCTTTGGCGGGCGTGGTAGTTAGGAATGGTATATTATTGGTAGAATTTGCGGATATGATGATGAAGCAAGGCTACAATATCAGGGAGGCAACCATCGAAGCAGGTCGCACCCGTATGACCCCGGTCATATTAACGGCTATGGCTACTGTATTTGGCTTGATTCCATTGGCTATAGGATTTAACATTGATTTTGTCTCACTATTTACGGAGTGGAAACCCAATATTTTTCTTGGAGGAGACAATGTGGCTTTCTGGGGGCCCTTGAGCTGGACCATGATTTTTGGTTTGGGGTTTGCTACTTTATTGACCCTGATTCTTGTGCCTGCATTGATGGTCATTGTGTCGCAAACAAAGTCTCGCTTTGGTCTCAAATCATACGAACAAAAAGCCCTGGAAGAAGCTGCTGAAGAGATTTAA
- a CDS encoding DinB family protein has protein sequence MKHLLLFILCFAGFGLWSQSTDQSVQKESISFLSHNEEAITGLGMAIPAEKFNWKPAEGVRTVGEVLMHTAASNYFILMNLGIKPPANIDMMNMEKMEGKDKILDAVHASFKFVNDNLLSVKDAQLGEMVKFPWAEMSKQAVMFLLVDHTGEHKGQLIAYARSVGVTPPWSK, from the coding sequence ATGAAACATTTATTATTATTCATCCTTTGCTTTGCAGGTTTTGGTCTTTGGTCTCAAAGTACTGATCAATCTGTACAAAAAGAATCGATCTCTTTTCTCTCTCACAATGAAGAAGCGATCACCGGCCTTGGTATGGCTATTCCTGCTGAAAAATTCAATTGGAAACCGGCCGAAGGTGTACGTACCGTAGGCGAAGTCCTGATGCATACCGCTGCCAGTAATTACTTTATATTGATGAATTTGGGTATTAAGCCACCTGCGAACATTGATATGATGAACATGGAAAAAATGGAAGGCAAAGACAAAATCCTTGATGCAGTGCATGCCTCCTTCAAATTTGTTAATGATAATCTTCTTTCAGTAAAAGATGCTCAGCTTGGCGAAATGGTCAAATTTCCCTGGGCTGAAATGTCCAAACAAGCAGTGATGTTTTTACTGGTGGATCACACCGGCGAACATAAAGGTCAGTTGATAGCCTATGCCCGATCAGTAGGAGTCACTCCACCCTGGAGCAAATAA